The genome window TCTGGGCAAGGTATGTTTAGGAAGGATGATGTTGCTATATCAGATTGGAGCTATGCAAAGGTATTAGAGTGTCAGTCGATTCAAAAAGAAATTATAAGAGATGGATATAAAATGTTGAAGAAGGATGGTATTTTAATTTACTCAACTTGTACCTTCTCAAGAGAAGAAAATGAGCATGTTATAAATGAGTTTATCGGTGAATATCCATATGCAGAACTTATTGAAATGGAAAGACTATGGCCTCATAAAATAAAGGGAGAAGGTCATTTTGTTGCCAAAATAAAAAAACTAGAAGAAGAAGAGTGTAATGTCAAAGAATTAAAAATAAAAAATTTAGATAAAGAAATAAAGGATTATAGGGAGTTTGAAAAGAAATTTTTAAAGGTTGATTTTTATAGTAATAAAAAAAATAAATTTTATTTAAGAGGAGAAAATTTGTACCTACTTCCTGAAATATATCCAGATACGAAAAAACTAAAAGTATTGAGATACGGTTTGCATTTAGGGGTTTTAAAGAAGAATAGATTTGAACCTTCTCATGCACTATCTCATTACTTAAAAGTTGAAGATGTAAAAAATGTTGAAAACTTCAGTGTACAGAGTGAATCAATTCTTAAATACTTAAAAGGGGATGTTATAAATTCTAGTGAGAGTAGAGGATGGGTTTTGGTCTCGGTTGAAGGCATACCTTTAGGTTGGGGAAAAGAATCTGCTGGTGTAATTAAGAATCATTATCCTAAAGGTCTTAGAAAAGTATTTTAAACTAGTAGAAAAAAGAAGTATAATATTTATATTGTAAGTTTATAGTAGATTATTTTGCTGTAGATTGACTTAATATTTAATACAGAGGAGACGATTTTAGTGGGTGAAGCAGTTAAAAAAGAAGTTGTAGAATGGATAAAAGTGATTGTCATAGCTCTTGTTTTGGCATTTGCAATAACTCGTTTTATAGTGCCAACAATAGTTAAGGGAGAATCAATGTATCCTACACTAGTTGAACGTGACTATCTAATAGTTAATAGAATTGCGTACAAAGTGGGAGAGCCAAAATACAAAGATATAATAGTATTCAAAACCGACTTAACAGAGGAAAATGGAAAGAAAAAAGATTTAGTAAAAAGAGTTATAGGTGTTCCTGGTGACCATGTAAAAATACAAGACTCCAAGGTATATGTAAATGATAAGTTGTTAGATGAGACTTCCTATATACATGATAATCGTACTGATGGAGATATTGATATTGTAGTTCCAGAAGGAAAATTATTTGCAATGGGAGATAATAGAGAAAAAAGTTTAGATAGTAGATACGATGAGGTTGGATTGGTCGACGAGCATGCCGTTTTAGGAAAGGTTTTAGTCAGATTGTATCCATTTTCGAATATAGGGACTATTGACTAAACATATAAAATTTGGAGCAATCGCTGATTAACTGAAATCACCAGACCATGCACAATAGTTGTCTATATAAAAAAGACAACACCTTATTTAGTAGACTTATCTAAAAGATAATGTTTAAGAGGCATTATCAATAAAGATAATATAACTATAAAGGAGAATTTGTGAATGAATGAAACTATTAAAGAAGAGATTGTAGAGTGGATAAAAATAATTATTACTGCACTTTTTTTTGCATTTATTATAACCCGTTTTATAAAACCAACACTAGTAAATGGAGAATCAATGTACCCGACGCTTAAGTCACATGACTATTTGGTAGCAAACAGGATGACATATAAATTATCAGAACCAAAATGTGGAGATATAATGATATTTAAGACTGACTTATTACAAGAGAATGGAAGAAAAAAAGAGCTTGTAAAAAGGGTTATAGGTGTACCTGGTGACCATCTAAAGATTAAGGATTCTAAGGTTTATATAAATGGCAAGTTATTAAATGAAGTTTCATATATACATGATAATTATACTGAAGGCGATATAGATATGGTGATTCCTAAGGGAAAAGTATTTGCGATGGGAGACAATAGAGAAGTTAGTTTAGACAGTAGATATAAAGAAGTGGGATTAGTAGATGAAGAAAATATTAAAGGAAAAGTTATTTTAAGGGTATTTCCTTTTACAGATATAGGTATTTTTGAGTAGGTGATTTGTATGGCAGTTGGTATAGCATCCTTATTGTTTAATCTTGAGGAGGCTTTAAACATTTGTGAAAACATAAAGCAAATAACTCATTTGGAGATTGGAATTGACAATATATCTGAATGTGGCGATTTATGTAAATATAAAGAGAGAATTTCTAAGCTAGAATTATCTGTAGGGATACATTTGCCTATGGAGTTAAATACTTGCGAAAACATAGAGTATATACGAAATTCCTGGATAAATTTTATTGAGAAGATAGAATTTGAACTAAAAGGGTTTGATATAAGGTATTTTAACCTTCATTTGGGATATGTCATGACAAGTAGAGTTAAAAAGAATAGGGACAAATATTTAGGAATTAGTGTGGATTTTTTAGAGAAATTAAATACAAATTCGTATGTATGTATAGAGAATACTTATTCAAAAGGTGGGGATTTTTCAAATATTGGAAATATATCCTATGATTTTGAATATATATTTAAGAGGATTAAAAATTCTAAGATTTGTTTTTGTTACGATACTGGACATTGTTTAATTGATGAGGATGATTATGTAAAGAACTTAAAGGATAAAATAAGACTGATACATTTAAGTGATAATGATGGTATCAATGATACACATGTTGGTATAGGAAAAGGAATTTTATCTGAAGAGGGGATTAAAGAGGTCTTAAAATTAGATGCAGAATATTTAGTATTAGAAATAAATTACGAAGACATTGAAGATACTATAAGTAAATTGAATAATATTGTAGGAGAGGGTTAGATACCTCTCTTTAACTTGTTGATATACCTCGTTAATTAAAATTTATATTCATCAAAAGGAAGGAGATGTTGAAGTGAAAAAAATAAATTTAAAAATAGACGGAAAAGATAAGGAATATTCATTACAAGAAAATTCTTTAGGAATTAGACTAGGGGATATAGCAAAAGAATTTTGTGATGAACATAAGGGTTATATAACACTTGCAGTTGTAGATAATAAATTAAAAGAGCTAAATTGCAGAGTGAAGAATGATTGTGAGATAAATTTTTTAGATACTACTAATGAAGATGGGGAGAGAGTTTACTTTAGAGTTATATCATTTGTATTTGTAATGGCTTGTAGAGAAATATTTTGGGATAGTAGAGTTACAATAGAACATTCGCTATCTGATGGGCTATATTGTGAAGTTCATATAGATAGAAAGCTTAAAGAAGTGGATGTTGAAAATATAAGAAACAAGATGAAAGAGATAGTGAACAACGATTATATTATAGAAAAAATTGAGGTTACGAGAGATGAAGCTATTTCTATATTTGAAAACAATGAAATGTATGAAAAGGCAGAACTTTTAAAATACAAAGAGTATGATAGTGCTAAAGTATATAAGTGTAAGAACTATATAGACCATTTTTATGGGTATATGTTACCGTCAACTGGCTATATAAAATCATTTGATATTAAACTTTACAATGGAGGCGTTATAATTCTAGGTCATAGTGAAGAAGATAAGACGAAACCTATGAAATTTGTACCTCAACCTAAGTTATCAAGTGTATATTATGAAGCAGAAGAATGGTCAAGACTTATGGGAATTGATAAGGTAGTATCTCTCAACAAGATAATAGAAAACAATGAATATGGAGACATAATAAGAACATTTGAAGCATTACATGAAAAGAAATTATCTCAAATAGCAGATATGATAAAAGATAATAATAAGAGAGTAATTTTAATAGCAGCTCCATCTTCATCTGGAAAAACGAGTTTTGCTCACAGATTATCAATACATCTTAGAGTGAATAATTTAAATCCTATTTCGATTTCGTTAGATGACTATTTTATAGACAGAAAGCATACCCCTTTAGATGAATATGGAAATTATGATTTTGAATCAATTTATGCTATAGATTTAGAGAGATTTAACTTGGACTTAAAGAAACTTTTAGCTGGTGAAGAAATTGACGATATAAGATTCAATTTCAAAGAAGGTATGAGAGAATATACTGGTAAAAAAATAAAGATA of Clostridioides sp. ES-S-0054-01 contains these proteins:
- the lepB gene encoding signal peptidase I is translated as MNETIKEEIVEWIKIIITALFFAFIITRFIKPTLVNGESMYPTLKSHDYLVANRMTYKLSEPKCGDIMIFKTDLLQENGRKKELVKRVIGVPGDHLKIKDSKVYINGKLLNEVSYIHDNYTEGDIDMVIPKGKVFAMGDNREVSLDSRYKEVGLVDEENIKGKVILRVFPFTDIGIFE
- a CDS encoding TIM barrel protein; this translates as MAVGIASLLFNLEEALNICENIKQITHLEIGIDNISECGDLCKYKERISKLELSVGIHLPMELNTCENIEYIRNSWINFIEKIEFELKGFDIRYFNLHLGYVMTSRVKKNRDKYLGISVDFLEKLNTNSYVCIENTYSKGGDFSNIGNISYDFEYIFKRIKNSKICFCYDTGHCLIDEDDYVKNLKDKIRLIHLSDNDGINDTHVGIGKGILSEEGIKEVLKLDAEYLVLEINYEDIEDTISKLNNIVGEG
- a CDS encoding RsmB/NOP family class I SAM-dependent RNA methyltransferase, coding for MENLPKEFLEDIKEILQDEYDDFIKSYDEDKTTGLRINTLKIDKKKLLDLNLFDLKQIPWAEEGFYYDDKIDRPGRNPLHEAGAYYLQEPSAMSVIPKADIKEGEKVLDMCAAPGGKSTYILSKLNNTGLLVSNEINTSRIKALGENLERFGARNCIITNTDSNSLRKTFNGYFDKVIIDAPCSGQGMFRKDDVAISDWSYAKVLECQSIQKEIIRDGYKMLKKDGILIYSTCTFSREENEHVINEFIGEYPYAELIEMERLWPHKIKGEGHFVAKIKKLEEEECNVKELKIKNLDKEIKDYREFEKKFLKVDFYSNKKNKFYLRGENLYLLPEIYPDTKKLKVLRYGLHLGVLKKNRFEPSHALSHYLKVEDVKNVENFSVQSESILKYLKGDVINSSESRGWVLVSVEGIPLGWGKESAGVIKNHYPKGLRKVF
- the lepB gene encoding signal peptidase I, which translates into the protein MGEAVKKEVVEWIKVIVIALVLAFAITRFIVPTIVKGESMYPTLVERDYLIVNRIAYKVGEPKYKDIIVFKTDLTEENGKKKDLVKRVIGVPGDHVKIQDSKVYVNDKLLDETSYIHDNRTDGDIDIVVPEGKLFAMGDNREKSLDSRYDEVGLVDEHAVLGKVLVRLYPFSNIGTID
- a CDS encoding nucleoside kinase, with the protein product MKKINLKIDGKDKEYSLQENSLGIRLGDIAKEFCDEHKGYITLAVVDNKLKELNCRVKNDCEINFLDTTNEDGERVYFRVISFVFVMACREIFWDSRVTIEHSLSDGLYCEVHIDRKLKEVDVENIRNKMKEIVNNDYIIEKIEVTRDEAISIFENNEMYEKAELLKYKEYDSAKVYKCKNYIDHFYGYMLPSTGYIKSFDIKLYNGGVIILGHSEEDKTKPMKFVPQPKLSSVYYEAEEWSRLMGIDKVVSLNKIIENNEYGDIIRTFEALHEKKLSQIADMIKDNNKRVILIAAPSSSGKTSFAHRLSIHLRVNNLNPISISLDDYFIDRKHTPLDEYGNYDFESIYAIDLERFNLDLKKLLAGEEIDDIRFNFKEGMREYTGKKIKIDSNQPIILEGIHGLNPILTSSIPDEDKFKIYISALTQINLDDHNRIPTADLRMIRRIVRDYNFRGYSADNTILQWASVRRGEKKNIFPYQEEADAIFNSACVYELAVLKRFAKPLLEEIKEDNPAHIEATRLLKFLQYFVELDDTSDIPGISILREFIGGSKIVD